One segment of Micromonospora parathelypteridis DNA contains the following:
- a CDS encoding MBL fold metallo-hydrolase: MNKPTVRVIGGPTAVLDYAGSRLVLDPTFDEPRTYQSGPVTATKLTGPSAAEDLDQVDVVLVSHEHHIDNLDISGREYARRAPRVLTTAAGFPKLGPGAIGLRPFEDTQVGDIRVTAVPALHGTPEIGVVNGPVIGFVLEASGWPTVYVSGDNASVDVVAVVAERFPAIEIAILNLGAAYIAVRGEGFLTLTAELAARAAALLGVRAVVPVHQDGWGHYTEGADDVVRAFAEAGLADVLVDLRPGDSATV; the protein is encoded by the coding sequence ATGAACAAGCCGACCGTACGCGTCATCGGCGGGCCGACGGCGGTCCTGGACTACGCGGGCTCCCGCCTCGTGTTGGACCCGACGTTCGACGAACCACGGACGTACCAGAGCGGGCCGGTCACCGCGACCAAGCTGACCGGACCAAGCGCCGCTGAGGACCTCGACCAGGTCGATGTGGTGCTCGTTTCGCACGAGCACCACATCGACAACCTCGACATCTCCGGGCGCGAGTACGCGCGACGCGCCCCGCGCGTGCTCACCACCGCGGCGGGGTTCCCGAAACTCGGTCCCGGCGCCATCGGCCTGCGGCCGTTCGAGGACACCCAGGTCGGCGACATTCGCGTCACGGCGGTTCCGGCGTTGCACGGCACACCGGAGATCGGCGTGGTCAACGGCCCGGTCATCGGGTTCGTGTTGGAGGCGAGCGGCTGGCCGACCGTCTACGTCAGTGGTGACAACGCCTCGGTGGATGTCGTGGCGGTCGTCGCGGAACGGTTCCCGGCGATAGAGATCGCGATCCTCAACCTCGGCGCGGCCTACATCGCGGTACGCGGCGAGGGTTTCCTCACCCTGACCGCGGAACTGGCGGCACGGGCGGCGGCCCTGCTCGGCGTCCGAGCGGTGGTGCCGGTGCACCAGGACGGCTGGGGGCACTACACCGAAGGTGCCGACGACGTCGTGCGTGCCTTCGCGGAAGCGGGCCTGGCGGACGTACTCGTCGACCTGCGGCCCGGCGACTCGGCGACCGTTTGA
- a CDS encoding nuclear transport factor 2 family protein — translation MSTDANDSAPLRHPVPPFTEETARIKVQAAEDAWNTRDPQRVAAAYTPDSTWRNRSTFLTGRDEIEAFLTEKWERELDYVLRKQLWAFHQNRIAVRFQYEWHDAAGQWWRSYGNEQWEFDDHGYMSRREASINDVPITPDERRFHGPRPSGDDTDLPLR, via the coding sequence ATGAGCACTGACGCCAACGACAGCGCACCGCTGCGACACCCGGTGCCCCCATTCACAGAAGAAACCGCTCGGATCAAGGTCCAGGCCGCCGAAGACGCCTGGAACACCCGCGATCCCCAGCGCGTCGCCGCCGCCTACACACCCGACAGCACCTGGCGCAATCGATCCACCTTCCTGACCGGCCGCGACGAGATCGAAGCGTTTCTGACCGAGAAGTGGGAACGCGAACTCGACTACGTCCTGCGTAAACAGCTGTGGGCGTTCCACCAGAACCGCATCGCCGTACGGTTCCAGTACGAGTGGCACGACGCCGCCGGCCAGTGGTGGCGAAGCTACGGCAACGAGCAGTGGGAGTTCGACGATCACGGCTACATGAGCCGCCGCGAAGCCAGCATCAACGATGTCCCCATCACCCCGGACGAGCGCCGCTTCCACGGCCCGCGGCCCTCGGGGGACGACACCGACCTACCGCTCCGGTAA
- a CDS encoding CGNR zinc finger domain-containing protein, which produces MATHESQDTADPRIPAPAAAIVDLLNSRPHATPALPDTLDDPRQAGAILSPFDPTAEDAPTPVRLERVRAVRDHLIAVLAADTPARTAQAWTMVTEQGNELTFRQTFTPDGQPQLLQVSGDPVVGRIVLTVAELVNASTWSRLRICGNDMCSRVFYDTTRSRTQRWHSYEICGNRTNVAAYRARARGSRTSGD; this is translated from the coding sequence ATGGCCACGCACGAGAGCCAGGACACGGCCGACCCGCGGATCCCCGCGCCGGCCGCGGCGATCGTGGACCTGCTCAACTCCCGGCCACACGCCACACCGGCACTACCGGACACCCTCGACGATCCCCGGCAGGCCGGCGCGATCCTCAGCCCGTTCGATCCCACGGCGGAGGACGCCCCGACCCCCGTCCGACTCGAGCGGGTCCGCGCCGTCCGTGATCACCTGATCGCGGTGTTGGCGGCCGACACGCCGGCGCGAACCGCCCAGGCCTGGACGATGGTGACCGAGCAGGGCAACGAGCTCACATTCCGGCAAACCTTCACGCCGGACGGGCAACCACAGCTACTGCAGGTGTCCGGCGATCCGGTCGTGGGCCGGATCGTGCTCACCGTCGCCGAACTCGTCAACGCGAGCACCTGGTCGCGGCTGCGCATCTGCGGTAACGACATGTGCTCCCGCGTCTTCTACGACACGACCCGCAGCCGCACCCAGCGCTGGCACTCCTACGAGATCTGCGGCAACCGAACGAACGTCGCCGCCTACCGGGCACGCGCCCGCGGATCCCGCACCAGCGGCGATTAG
- a CDS encoding DUF6069 family protein — translation MTNNLLLRRAAVAAGAILVATAEFAILHSAADVDLAANSGNSTRQIAAAAVVVAAAVAALAGWALLAVLERLTNRARVWWTSIAVAVLLLSLLVGPPSGVGGGAKATLALLHLSVGVVLILGLPRARPERLNR, via the coding sequence ATGACGAACAACCTTCTCCTGCGTCGAGCCGCGGTGGCGGCCGGCGCGATCCTGGTGGCGACGGCCGAGTTCGCGATCCTGCACTCGGCGGCCGACGTCGACCTGGCGGCCAACTCCGGAAACTCGACCCGGCAGATTGCGGCGGCCGCGGTCGTCGTGGCCGCCGCGGTCGCGGCACTGGCCGGTTGGGCGCTGCTCGCGGTGCTGGAACGGCTGACCAACCGGGCCCGTGTGTGGTGGACCTCGATCGCGGTCGCGGTCCTGCTGCTGTCGCTCCTGGTCGGGCCACCGAGCGGCGTCGGCGGGGGAGCGAAGGCGACTCTCGCGCTGCTCCACCTGAGCGTCGGCGTCGTCCTCATCCTCGGCCTGCCCCGGGCGCGCCCGGAGAGGCTGAACCGATGA